A window of Paenibacillus phoenicis genomic DNA:
GAGGCCGTGACGATGTCTCCCATGGAGAGCACCGCCACATCCGTCGTCCCGCCGCCGATATCGACAACCATGTTGCCGCTCGGTTCGAAAATATCCATGCCAGCCCCAATTGCAGCCGCTTTAGGTTCTTCTTCTAAATACACTTCTTTGGCGCCGCTGTGTTCGGCGGCTTCGCGAATCGATTTCTGCTCGACCGACGTAATGTTCGTTGGCGCGCAGATCAGAATTCTCGGATGGCTGTACCAGCTTCGCCCGCCCACCCGGTCAATAAAATACTTCAACATCGTTTCCGTAATTTCAAAATCGGCAATGACTCCGTCCTTCAAGGGACGAATTGCAGTGATATTTCCAGGCGTACGACCTACCATCCGTCTAGCTTCCTCACCGACGGCCAGTACCCGTTTCCCGTCGCTGTCAATGGCGACAACGGAAGGTTCGTCAAGTACGACTCCCTTCCCCTTGATATGAATTAGCACATTGGCCGTGCCTAAATCAATCCCAATATCCTTGCCCATCATTCGATCCCCCAAAGCGTATTTTTGTAAATCACGGAAAGGACGTAGCGGTCCTACCTCATGTGATATGGCAGAAGCGTCCCGCTGACTAGGTGTTGTTTATCGACAAAAGTCGAAGAATATCGCGAAATTTCGGGATAAATGGATGAAAATCCACATCATCTTATACCATATTTAAAAATACCATACTTTAGGGGATTGATTCAATGATTATCGTTCGATGAGTGAACTAAATAAATTCATTACTCATTAATTAACGGAGCTAATCACCTCACGTTTGGATTGACCTTTTTTCTTATACTTGATCTTCGTTGCTTCACCGCCGCGCAAGTGTCTAATCGATTTGTGATATTCGAGAATGTGCTTCACCTGATCCGCTAAATCCGGATTAATCTCCGGCAAACGTTCGGTTAAATCCTTGTGCACCGTGCTTTTCGAAACGCCGAATTCCTTGGCGATCGTCCGAACTGTGTGCCGTGTCTCCACGATGCACCGTCCAATCTTTATCGTCCGTTCCTTGATGTAATCGTGCACGCTCCCGCCTCCCTCAACTCGAGATAGTTTGGTACATTATATGAGGGGCGGGCTTAGATATTCTTTGTTTCCAAGCGTGACAAGCCTTTGCGGGGCCTTTTATTTTACCGTTGGTTACTAAGGGAGTAGCTGCAGCTCGGTTGGACAAGTGAAGTGAAGTGCGTAAAACGGAGTAATGGAGTTACCATCTTCATGCTTCATAAAGGACTTTTTTGGCCTTATTTGGGCGTTCGAGCTTGATCTGCACGAGATAAGGACAAAATAGGCTCTTATTTGTCTCGATCCTCAGGAAAACAAGCCTTATGAGGCTTGGATCAAAAAAATAAGGCCAATATTTTCCCTTATTTACTCGGGAAGCCGGAATTTCCGGTAAATAAGGCCTTTTTGTACCCTTATTGCGAATGAGGACAAAAAAAAAAACGGAGAGCTCTTCGCTCTCCGTCAGGCCTGCTGCCGTAGTCCTCGATGTTTGGATCGGCTGGCAGTGCCTTACATGGGATGGATGGGTTATTGCAAAACGTTAGTTTTTCGGAAGTACGGATTCCGGATTCACCAGCTCGCCATTTTCATAAATTGCAAAATGGACGTGGTTGTCGAGATCCTTCTCCACTTCGTTGCGGCCGGCGCTGCCGATAATGTCGCCTTGCTTCACTTCGGCATCCTTCTTCACCTTAACTTCGCCTAAGCTTTCGTATACCGTCTTCAGGTTGTTAGCGTGCGTAATTTCCACCACGTACCCGAGGAGCGGCACTTCTTCAACCCGCGTCACTTTCCCGCTCATGGCAGCCGTGACTTCGAAAGGCTTACGGTCTTCGCGCGCCAAGTCGATCCCGGTGTTTGGCGTAAACGTATCGTTGTACTGCACCAGGGCGGCTTGATGTTCTTCGGCCGTGCCATCCTTCTCATAGAACGGCTTCACCACACTAACTTCGGCGGCATTCACTACCGGCCAAGCGAGATCTTCGGAGGAGGCGATGACTTCGGTTGCTTCTTCCTCTGTCGTTCCCTCTCCCGTTGCGGCTTCCTCTTCGCCAGACAGGTTTACGGTGTCGGTCACGCTGGCGGGGGTCGAGTCCATCGGCTTGTTGCTCGCATCCTGGTAGACCCACACTAAGGTTAGTATAATTGCCGCTGCCGCCACATACGCTGCCGGGTAAACCCATCTCTTTGACAATAATCTCTTCCACGCGGATACCGGCTTCACCGGTTCTCCCAGTCCCATTTTAGGAGATTCCTCGTGACTTGTTTTTTTCTGGTTTTCATTCATTTGCTCATCACCTCAGTAACCAGTGTTACCGGGGTGAACTCTTTTATACTTCGTCTATATACTTTTTTTTTCAGAAAAAAGAGAAACTTCGCATTCAAGCCACTACTTGAGAAAATGGGAGACCTGCTGAAACGAGATTCCCGTGTAGTAGTGTTTGAGGATTTGCGTGGTTGTATAACCCTCTTTCGCCATCCCGTTCGCTCCCCACTGGCTCATGCCAACGCCGTGGCCGTAGCCATAGGTGGTGATCTTCACGGTATCGCCGGCCACCGCCAGCGTAAACTGGCTGGAGCGAAGGTCCAGCTTCTCCCTAACTTCCCGGCCGGTGTACACCTTGTCGCCGATGCGAATTTCTTTCACCCGACGCCCGGTGGTCCAAGAGAGGATCTTAAACAGCTTGTCGGCACTCAGCTTCGACGCCGCCGCTTTGGCTTGGGCTTCCCCCTGATCCAGCGCAGCTAATGCGGTCTGCACCGGTTCCGGCACTTTCTGTCCCAGCTTGGCGTAAAGCTGGGTGAGCGGCATTTCCACGGTTTCGCGGTTGTTCGGATTGATCGCCGCATCCCATGGGCTAGGCACGCTGCGCAAATAAGGAATTTTCAGCGACCAATATTCCTCGGAGTTCTCCGTGTATCCGCCGCTGGAAGAGAAGAAGGAAGCGGTGATCGGCTGTCCGCGGAACGTCATGACGATTCCTGCGGTCTGCCGGACGGCTTGACGCAGCTTCTCCAGCTCTGCGCCCTTCCCCCGGCTTGGCCACTCTTCCAATTCCGCACGGGGGAGATAGACTTGATGTTCAATGGTGTCGTTGACATCCGCATCTTTGCTCCCGGTGCCTGAGGGTTCTCCAGCGGCCAGCCGCTGGACGATAAAGGTGCGCGCCGCGATGGCCTGCGCTTTGAGTGCCGCGAGCTCGAAGTCCGCCGGCATCTCGGCGGCGAGCACGCCGGTGACGTATTGCTCGAGCGGCACGGTCTCGACCACGCCGGTGCGCGTGAGATAGACGCGCACCGGCGGCCCGCCCGCGGCCGCCGCGTCAGCGGCGTCCGGCTGCGCGGGCGGAGCCTCAGCGCGAGCCGCGTCCTGCGGGCGCGGCTCCGCTGTCGGCGGCACGGCGGCAGACGGCGTCTGCGCCGCCGCCGGGTCGTGGCGCACGGCGGGCGCCTGCGCCGTGCGCCACGCGATCAGCGCTGGCAGCAGCAGCGCCAGCGCGATCAGCGCCGCCGCCACAGGGGCGGCGCCGGTGCCGGAACCATCTCCTGCCCAGGCGGGAGATGGTTCGGCCCGGCCGCGTGCGGACGCTTACGCGCACGCGGGTCTCCGGCGGCACTGCTCGCAGCGGTTGTGCCGCCAAAGGTACCCCGCGGGCACCCTCTATCCCAGCCCTCGCATATTCTGCATCTGCCGGCCTCTCGCTTCCCCCACTTCCTTGCTTCGCGACTCCTCCCTGCCCTCGTTCCTGCTTCAATTCAACTGCTTGTTCCGATTTTGGACGAACCTTCATCATGGATACGGGTGCCGACACTGTGGTTGTTTTCGCTTCGTCATGCCCTAAAGGGCTGATCGCTGCCTTATTGTCTATCTGAAGGTTGCTGCTTTCTTCTTGATTTTGCTTTACCTCTCGGCGAGGTGCCACATTGATTTTTACTGCCTGAGATCGTTCCTGCATCGATTGATTCCCCCCCGCCCTCATCATGCTGCCGTGCTAGCGAGCTAGTAACCTAGCTTTCTGCCCTTATATCGTTTGCCCGCTATACTTATAGATATGAGTTTTGAGGAATTGATAGAACACAAAAAAGGACCTGATTTCTCGGATCCTCTGCAAGTACTTCTATATTTATAGAAAAAGTCAACCTTGCCCTTCCATCTTGTTCAGAAACGGAGCCGTCTTCTTGTAGGTTTCGCCCCATTCCTTCATTTTCTGAATGATGGGAATCAGGGTTCTGCCGAATTCCGTTAAGGTGTACTCCACCTTCGGAGGCACCTGATGGTACACCTCGCGATGAACGACGCCATCTTCCTCCAGCTCGCGAAGCTACAGCGTCAGCATCCGTTGGGTAATCCCCGGGCAAATCCGGCGAAACTCGTTAAATCGAATGGGTACCAATTTCGCTGGATTTCGCGGAAGCAGCAGCTCTGCCCTTGACCGGGATTACCGCCTGGGAAGCGTTGTTCGATCGTTTAGGCTTCTCCAAAGACGCCGACCAGAATGCCGGAAAAACGCTCTTGATCATTGGCGCCGCCGGAGGAGTTGGTTCTATCGCGACGCAACTCGCCAAGCATGCCGGACTTACGGTGATCGGCACGGCTTCCCGTCCTGAATCGGTGAAATGGGTGAAGGAGCTTGGTGCCGATGAGGTCATCAATCACTTTGAACCTTTTGTTCCCCAACTCCAAGCGCTGGGGTATGAACATGTTGACTATATCTTTTGCTTGAATACCGCAGAAAAACACTGGAAGAACATGGGGGCGGCATCACCCTGTTGCAGCAGAAAAGCGTCTCCTTCGTGTATGAGCTGATGTTCACCCGCCTGATGTTCCATACAGAGGATATGATTGAGCAGCACCATCTGCTGAACGCTCTAGCTGATTTGATCGATCAAGGGGTGATCCGCACGACAGCTGCGGAAAAGCTATCCCCCATCAACGCCGCCAATCTCCGCAAAGCCCATGCGCTCATCGAGACCGGAAGAACGATTGGCAAAGTGGTGCTGGAGCATTTCAGCTAAAGAAAAAACCATGCCGACGGCATGGTTTATCTTACATCTATGAACTTCACCTTAAGCCCAAGAGGGCTGAATTTTCAATACCGGGATTTCCTCTTTGGCAGCAGCCGATACTTTCTCGGTTTCCGGAGCGGTCTCTTCGACCGAAATGCGCCAAATGTCCGCGCCCAGGCCGGACAGCTTCTCGGCCAAATCCACATATCCCCGGTCAATATGATGCGTACCGCTGACTTCTGTCGTCCCGTCCGCTGCCAGTCCTGCCAAGATCAGTGCCGCTCCGGCACGAAGGTCGGTGGCGCAAACCTTAGCTCCGCTGAGCTTATTGCTCCCGGAGATAATCGCGCTGCGTCCTTCCACCTTAATGTCGGCATTCATTAAACGGAACTGATCCACGTGCATAAAGCGGTTTTCAAATACCGTCTCGGTAATGACACTAGCCCCTTCGGATACGAGCAGCAACGCCATCATTTGCGCTTGCATATCGGTTGGGAAGCCCGGATACGGCAACGTTTTAACATCCACCGCTTTCAGCGGTTTGTCTGCAATCACACGTACTCCGTTCTCCTGTACTTCCACGGTAACGCCCATTTCCTCAAGCTTGGAAATGACCGGTCCCAAGTGATCGGCAATCGCACCTTCAACAAAGACGTTCCCACCGGTAATGGCCGCAGCGACCATAAACGTACCCGCCTCGATCCGGTCCGGGATCACCGTATGCTCGCATCCACGCAACCGTTCGACGCCTTCAATCCGAATCATGCCCGTTCCCGCTCCGCGGACAACGGCTCCCATACTGTTCAAGTAGTTCGCCAAATCAACGATTTCCGGCTCTTTGGCCGCATTTTCAATAATGGTCGTGCCTTCCGCCAAGGTTGCCGCCATCATAATGTTCTCCGTTGCACCTACGCTGGCAACGTCCAAATAAATCTTGGCTCCGCGGAGGCGGCCGTTCGTCTTGGCTTCGATAAACCCGTGGCCGAGGGTGATCTCTGCACCCATCGCTTCGAAGCCCTTCAGATGCTGGTCAATCGGTCTGGTCCCGATCGCGCAGCCACCCGGGAGGGAAATCCGGGTGAATCCCATTCTTGTTAACAACGGACCCATGACAAGAAAAGACGCCCGCATCTTTCGCACCCATTCATAAGGCGCCTCGCAAGAAGCGATTTGCCGCGCATCAACAGTAATGACCTCTCGGTCATAGGTAACGGCTGCTCCTAGCGACTCTAACACTTTATTAATGGTCATTACATCGTCAAGAGGGGGCGCATCGCGAATGACGCTGACTCCTTCTTCACCCAGTAAAGACGCTGCAATGATCGGTAGCACTGAATTTTTAGCACCGCTGACTTTTACGTTCCCGGCCAAAACATTGCCACCGCGGACGATAAATTTGCTCATCATGGTTCCCTCCGCGCGTTCATTTTCACTTTTTTTCCCGATTTGGAAAAAGATTTACCTGGTTCATTCCCTAAATTTCATCATATCACCGGTCATTTAAGGCACACAAGGCTCCAATCTTGTCGAAAAAGCGTGTTTTGGCACAGAAATCGCTTCTTGCCCCGATTATGGACATGCTCTCGAGTTGTAGTCCTTATTCACCATTGTTGACACAATGAAATGATGTTATTCGACAATTTCCTTCCTGATCTGTCTGTAGACGAACCCCACAAACACTCAGTTTAATGCTCAAAACATATACTTCAGCATTTGGGTATATTGCCAATAATCCATAATAAAAGCAGCTACGAATCGGCCTAGTACAATGGCGAGCAGCAGATGCAGCAGCTTGCCTTGCGGGCTCTTGGGGTGGCGAATGAATAGATCCAGCTTCAAATTCTGCAGGGCCAGCCACGACAGCACCACGCACGCCAAGGAGACGAGGATCGCTGTCAAGCCGTTTACCCCCACTGAAGACGCTACCTGATCGACGGGATTCATAATAAATCCTCCATCACGTTTATATTTATGCAGCAAGTACCTAAACGGTTAATTCTTCCCCATTAGACGCTGTCACATTGATCCAAGTTGCGTTAGGTTCGTATTTATATATCGGTTTCAATCCTGTAAAAATATAGACCTTATATATCATACTTGGCATCGCCGCAATAATCCAGCTTTTCTTTGTCATGCAAAGGCTTCCAACGGCATCTATTACCAAAATATCATTCTGACGTCATTCTGTAAGAAAAAACAGGCACCCCAAAGAGGTGCCCGTTATTTTGCAGTCTATTGCTGTTTGCGGTTGGTAACAACGTTAATCCGGGTGACCGCCCGCTGCAACGCGAGCTCTGCACGGCGATGATCGATACGATCCTGGTTGCTGCGATTCGCCAAACGGCGTTCCGCACGCTCACGTGCCGCGATGGCCCGCTCCAGATCGATCTCCTCCGGCAGCTCTGCGCTCTCGGCAAGTACGATCACCTTATCGCCCTGTACTTCGATAAATCCACCGTGTACGGCGATGTACGTCTCTTCCTTGCCGATTTTCGCAACCACCGGGGCAACTTGCAGCGGGGTCACGAGCGGGATATGGCCCTTCAAAACGCCAAATTCCCCTTCAACGCCGCGGACCGTCAAGCTGTCAACCTCTTTCGAGAACACCACATGCTCCGGCGTAACGATTTCCAATAAAAAGGTGCTCAAGTGTTATCCCTCCTGTTCGTGGGACAGTTCATTTCTGAAGCATCCGGATTCGGCTTCGAATTACAGCGTTTTGGCCTTTTCGACAGCTTCTTCAATCGTTCCTACGAACAGGAACGCTGCTTCCGGAAGATCGTCATGCTTGCCTTCCAAGATTTCTTTGAAGCTGCGGACCGTCTCGGCGATCGGTACATATTTCCCTTTAATTCCCGTAAACTGCTCAGCCACGTGGAATGGCTGCGACAGGAAGCGTTCGATTTTCCGGGCACGGGCAACGAGCGTTTTATCGTCGTCGGACAATTCATCCATACCGAGGATCGCGATAATATCCTGCAGTTCTTTATAACGAGCCAAGATTTGTTTTACGCCTTGGGCTACGGCATAGTGCTCTTCGCCTACGATTTCCGGCGTCAAAATCCGCGAGCTGGAAGCCAGCGGGTCTACGGCCGGGAAAATCCCTTTCTCGGAAATTTTCCGTTCCAGGTTCGTCGTTGCGTCCAAGTGAGCAAACGTTGTAGCTGGAGCCGGGTCGGTATAGTCGTCCGCAGGAACGTAAATCGCTTGAATCGAAGTAACGGAACCTTTCTTCGTCGAAGTGATCCGTTCTTGCAATTGACCCATTTCAGTTGCCAGCGTCGGCTGGTAACCTACTGCGGAAGGCATCCGTCCGAGCAACGCGGAAACCTCAGAACCCGCTTGCGTAAACCGGAAGATGTTGTCGATGAAGAGCAATACGTCGCGGCCTTCTTGGTCGCGGAAGTATTCTGCCATCGTCAGCCCCGTCAAGGCTACGCGCAAACGTGCACCTGGCGGTTCGTTCATTTGACCGAAGACCATCGCCGTTTTCTCGATAACGCCGGATTCCGTCATTTCCATGTAAAGGTCGTTCCCTTCACGGGTACGTTCCCCTACGCCGGCA
This region includes:
- the mreB gene encoding rod shape-determining protein: MMGKDIGIDLGTANVLIHIKGKGVVLDEPSVVAIDSDGKRVLAVGEEARRMVGRTPGNITAIRPLKDGVIADFEITETMLKYFIDRVGGRSWYSHPRILICAPTNITSVEQKSIREAAEHSGAKEVYLEEEPKAAAIGAGMDIFEPSGNMVVDIGGGTTDVAVLSMGDIVTASSLKVAGDKFDAAIIKYIKTKYKLLIGERTAEDIKIGIGTVHPNGRQAEMDIRGRDMVSGLPLTVTITAKEIQEALADPVSSIVATAKSVLERTPPELSADIIDRGVILTGGGALLNGLDELLAEELHVPVLIAEDPMHCVVKGTGIMLDNLDKVLRRKF
- the spoIIID gene encoding sporulation transcriptional regulator SpoIIID — its product is MHDYIKERTIKIGRCIVETRHTVRTIAKEFGVSKSTVHKDLTERLPEINPDLADQVKHILEYHKSIRHLRGGEATKIKYKKKGQSKREVISSVN
- a CDS encoding M23 family metallopeptidase; this translates as MNENQKKTSHEESPKMGLGEPVKPVSAWKRLLSKRWVYPAAYVAAAAIILTLVWVYQDASNKPMDSTPASVTDTVNLSGEEEAATGEGTTEEEATEVIASSEDLAWPVVNAAEVSVVKPFYEKDGTAEEHQAALVQYNDTFTPNTGIDLAREDRKPFEVTAAMSGKVTRVEEVPLLGYVVEITHANNLKTVYESLGEVKVKKDAEVKQGDIIGSAGRNEVEKDLDNHVHFAIYENGELVNPESVLPKN
- the spoIID gene encoding stage II sporulation protein D: MRHDPAAAQTPSAAVPPTAEPRPQDAARAEAPPAQPDAADAAAAGGPPVRVYLTRTGVVETVPLEQYVTGVLAAEMPADFELAALKAQAIAARTFIVQRLAAGEPSGTGSKDADVNDTIEHQVYLPRAELEEWPSRGKGAELEKLRQAVRQTAGIVMTFRGQPITASFFSSSGGYTENSEEYWSLKIPYLRSVPSPWDAAINPNNRETVEMPLTQLYAKLGQKVPEPVQTALAALDQGEAQAKAAASKLSADKLFKILSWTTGRRVKEIRIGDKVYTGREVREKLDLRSSQFTLAVAGDTVKITTYGYGHGVGMSQWGANGMAKEGYTTTQILKHYYTGISFQQVSHFLK
- the murA gene encoding UDP-N-acetylglucosamine 1-carboxyvinyltransferase: MSKFIVRGGNVLAGNVKVSGAKNSVLPIIAASLLGEEGVSVIRDAPPLDDVMTINKVLESLGAAVTYDREVITVDARQIASCEAPYEWVRKMRASFLVMGPLLTRMGFTRISLPGGCAIGTRPIDQHLKGFEAMGAEITLGHGFIEAKTNGRLRGAKIYLDVASVGATENIMMAATLAEGTTIIENAAKEPEIVDLANYLNSMGAVVRGAGTGMIRIEGVERLRGCEHTVIPDRIEAGTFMVAAAITGGNVFVEGAIADHLGPVISKLEEMGVTVEVQENGVRVIADKPLKAVDVKTLPYPGFPTDMQAQMMALLLVSEGASVITETVFENRFMHVDQFRLMNADIKVEGRSAIISGSNKLSGAKVCATDLRAGAALILAGLAADGTTEVSGTHHIDRGYVDLAEKLSGLGADIWRISVEETAPETEKVSAAAKEEIPVLKIQPSWA
- a CDS encoding DUF1146 family protein, which translates into the protein MNPVDQVASSVGVNGLTAILVSLACVVLSWLALQNLKLDLFIRHPKSPQGKLLHLLLAIVLGRFVAAFIMDYWQYTQMLKYMF
- a CDS encoding F0F1 ATP synthase subunit epsilon; this translates as MSTFLLEIVTPEHVVFSKEVDSLTVRGVEGEFGVLKGHIPLVTPLQVAPVVAKIGKEETYIAVHGGFIEVQGDKVIVLAESAELPEEIDLERAIAARERAERRLANRSNQDRIDHRRAELALQRAVTRINVVTNRKQQ
- the atpD gene encoding F0F1 ATP synthase subunit beta, whose amino-acid sequence is MNKGRVVSVMGPVVDIEFERGQLPEIYNAIKIEKQDGQSALVLEASNHLGDNLVRCIAMASTDGLVRGTEAIDLGAPISVPVGSATLSRVFNVLGEPIDNKGEANSELRYPIHREPPKFEDLSTQAEMLETGIKVIDLLAPYAKGGKIGLFGGAGVGKTVTIQELIHNIAQEHGGISVFAGVGERTREGNDLYMEMTESGVIEKTAMVFGQMNEPPGARLRVALTGLTMAEYFRDQEGRDVLLFIDNIFRFTQAGSEVSALLGRMPSAVGYQPTLATEMGQLQERITSTKKGSVTSIQAIYVPADDYTDPAPATTFAHLDATTNLERKISEKGIFPAVDPLASSSRILTPEIVGEEHYAVAQGVKQILARYKELQDIIAILGMDELSDDDKTLVARARKIERFLSQPFHVAEQFTGIKGKYVPIAETVRSFKEILEGKHDDLPEAAFLFVGTIEEAVEKAKTL